Proteins from a genomic interval of Nitrospina gracilis Nb-211:
- a CDS encoding YnfA family protein, whose product MHAFGYYITAAVAEIGGCFAFWAWLRLGRSAYWAIPGLLSLIAFALLLTRIESAFAGRTYAAYGGVYIAASLLWLWFIEGQRPDRWDVLGSLVCLGGAALILFGPRPSI is encoded by the coding sequence ATGCACGCGTTTGGTTATTACATCACGGCGGCGGTGGCGGAGATCGGCGGCTGTTTCGCCTTCTGGGCGTGGCTACGTCTTGGGCGCAGTGCGTACTGGGCGATTCCCGGCCTGTTGTCGCTGATCGCGTTCGCCCTCCTGCTCACGCGCATCGAAAGCGCCTTCGCCGGACGCACCTACGCGGCCTACGGCGGGGTGTACATCGCCGCATCCCTGCTGTGGTTGTGGTTCATTGAAGGCCAACGCCCGGACCGGTGGGATGTGCTGGGTTCCCTGGTGTGCCTGGGCGGCGCGGCGCTCATTCTGTTCGGCCCGCGTCCCTCCATTTAA
- a CDS encoding chlorite dismutase family protein, whose translation MSLRCHKTLAVLALLLLSLAPSTAPAAQGQWGGFIYLFPKSGVELTEEWKRDLAALTEQAAQSFTNDFLPAQSGPENILYIKTVRYTMSGKPLAPQPLGVIRVESMDRGKIDGFYQAFRNAAEHRLDLKIIYGVTSELRYTDAATLERLKQNAPQRGSGFEQPNAVVFPLSKSQAWWGLPLDQRQAYFFQHPERFGAAHEGHNEIGFRYIQKIFRKLYQSRFIDGESDFVTYFEYADRDREVFTSLLEGLRDTERNPEWKFVEEAPIVYGTRVQGLVELLKD comes from the coding sequence ATGTCTCTTCGTTGTCATAAAACCCTGGCCGTTTTGGCTCTGCTTCTTCTTTCGCTTGCACCCTCCACCGCACCGGCGGCGCAGGGTCAGTGGGGCGGATTCATTTACCTGTTCCCAAAGAGCGGAGTGGAATTGACGGAGGAATGGAAACGGGATCTCGCCGCCCTCACGGAACAGGCGGCCCAATCGTTCACCAACGATTTTCTCCCGGCGCAATCGGGACCGGAAAACATCCTCTACATCAAAACCGTGCGTTACACGATGTCTGGCAAACCGCTGGCACCGCAACCGCTGGGCGTGATCCGCGTCGAGTCCATGGATCGGGGGAAGATCGACGGTTTTTACCAGGCGTTCCGCAATGCCGCCGAACACCGGCTGGATTTGAAGATCATTTACGGCGTCACCTCGGAGTTGCGGTATACCGACGCCGCCACGCTGGAGCGGCTGAAACAAAACGCGCCGCAACGTGGCTCCGGGTTCGAGCAACCCAACGCCGTGGTGTTTCCGCTTTCGAAATCGCAAGCATGGTGGGGCCTGCCGCTGGATCAACGGCAGGCGTATTTCTTCCAGCATCCGGAGCGGTTCGGCGCCGCGCACGAGGGGCACAATGAAATCGGCTTCCGCTACATTCAGAAAATTTTCCGCAAGCTGTACCAGTCGCGTTTCATCGACGGCGAGTCGGACTTCGTCACCTACTTTGAATACGCCGACCGCGACCGCGAGGTGTTCACCTCCCTGCTGGAGGGGTTGCGCGACACGGAACGGAACCCGGAATGGAAATTCGTGGAGGAAGCGCCCATCGTGTACGGAACGCGGGTTCAGGGACTGGTCGAATTATTGAAGGACTGA
- a CDS encoding tetratricopeptide repeat protein encodes MTHRLPASIVWAWMLVFFLLAGCEKPPAQPLILPAGAEPSSFMFNERGTGYFNQGNYSEAVIAFLQAKAADPHAGEIHFNIALCRHMMGEEKKVRESLKLARQYARGNPEILQSPFYLQYMGKSG; translated from the coding sequence ATGACACATCGACTTCCCGCATCCATCGTTTGGGCGTGGATGCTGGTTTTTTTTCTGCTGGCCGGGTGCGAAAAACCGCCCGCGCAACCGCTGATTCTGCCCGCAGGTGCGGAGCCATCGTCGTTCATGTTCAACGAGCGCGGCACCGGGTATTTCAATCAGGGCAACTACAGCGAGGCGGTGATCGCATTTTTGCAGGCAAAGGCCGCCGACCCGCACGCGGGTGAAATCCATTTCAACATCGCGCTCTGCCGCCACATGATGGGAGAGGAAAAAAAGGTGCGCGAGTCGTTGAAGCTGGCCAGGCAGTATGCGCGCGGCAATCCGGAAATCCTGCAATCGCCCTTTTATCTGCAATACATGGGGAAAAGCGGGTGA
- a CDS encoding amidoligase family protein, with protein sequence MEAEYRIPPIPRNEQGDMRTLGIELEFAAEDGRQLAELVQRIYPGTFDRIDPHLFKIRDTSLGTFTIELDTQYVHWERPGKEEAPLIDELLPQEVFDDILEAVGDVMKHVVPYELVTPPIPIDRLAELDQLIAELRKLKVKGTDEGVFYAFGMHLNPEVAVRDCAWILNVLRAYLLLAEWLREQMGIDLARKLSPYIRPFPEPYVLKVLNPDYQPDDEAFIRDYVRFNDTRNRELDLFPLLSHINEGLMKQLVVDELTKPRPTFHFRLPDCRLNDPSWSIAHHWNLWVQVEELAEDTARLEAMSRAYLEHAGKLFKGKWAEKVPAFLKT encoded by the coding sequence TTGGAAGCCGAATACCGCATTCCCCCGATCCCGCGCAATGAACAAGGCGACATGCGCACGCTGGGCATCGAGCTGGAGTTCGCGGCGGAAGACGGACGCCAACTGGCTGAGCTAGTGCAACGCATTTATCCGGGCACCTTCGACCGCATCGATCCCCACCTGTTCAAAATCCGCGACACCTCGCTCGGCACCTTCACTATCGAACTCGACACCCAGTACGTGCACTGGGAGAGACCGGGCAAAGAGGAGGCGCCGCTCATCGACGAACTGCTGCCGCAGGAGGTGTTCGACGACATTCTGGAAGCAGTGGGTGACGTCATGAAACACGTCGTGCCCTACGAGCTGGTGACGCCGCCGATCCCCATCGACCGCCTTGCAGAACTCGATCAATTGATTGCGGAACTGCGCAAGCTCAAGGTGAAGGGCACCGACGAAGGCGTCTTCTACGCATTCGGCATGCACCTGAACCCGGAAGTGGCGGTGCGGGATTGCGCGTGGATCCTGAACGTGCTTCGCGCTTACCTGCTTCTGGCGGAATGGCTGCGCGAACAGATGGGCATCGATCTCGCGCGCAAACTCTCGCCGTACATCCGGCCGTTTCCGGAACCGTACGTGCTGAAAGTGCTGAACCCGGACTACCAGCCCGATGACGAGGCGTTCATCCGCGATTACGTCAGGTTCAACGACACCCGGAACCGCGAACTGGACCTGTTTCCCCTCCTCTCCCACATCAACGAGGGATTGATGAAACAACTGGTCGTGGATGAGTTGACCAAGCCCCGCCCCACGTTTCACTTCCGCCTGCCCGATTGCCGGCTGAACGATCCTTCCTGGTCCATCGCTCACCACTGGAACCTGTGGGTGCAGGTGGAAGAACTGGCCGAAGACACCGCAAGACTGGAAGCAATGAGCCGCGCATACCTCGAGCACGCGGGCAAGCTGTTCAAAGGCAAGTGGGCGGAAAAAGTTCCCGCCTTTTTAAAAACCTGA
- a CDS encoding class I SAM-dependent methyltransferase: MILAVLVPVLVSCGHSHSHGGKRYWSEDRDQWQKPEAVIAALHLQPGMTVADLGSGTGYFTHRLAGAVGAGGRVYAVDIDRDLLEEVGLLARKKNLNNVQLVRAAKHDPQLPEPVDMIFSSNVYHHLEDRAAYFENAKQYLKPGGRVAILDFREGAFRHFTRRATVIEEFELAGYTLVEELTFLPRQNFLIFKPQSP; encoded by the coding sequence TTGATATTGGCGGTGCTGGTGCCGGTACTGGTGTCATGCGGCCATTCTCATTCCCACGGAGGCAAACGTTACTGGAGCGAGGACCGCGATCAATGGCAGAAACCGGAGGCGGTGATCGCCGCCCTGCATCTTCAGCCCGGCATGACCGTGGCCGATCTCGGTTCCGGCACCGGTTACTTCACGCACCGTCTGGCGGGTGCGGTGGGCGCGGGTGGACGGGTGTATGCCGTCGATATCGACCGCGACCTGCTGGAAGAGGTGGGCCTGCTTGCCCGGAAGAAAAACCTGAACAACGTTCAACTGGTGCGCGCGGCGAAGCACGATCCCCAGCTCCCCGAACCCGTGGACATGATTTTTTCCTCCAACGTGTACCATCACCTGGAAGACCGCGCGGCGTATTTTGAAAACGCGAAGCAGTACCTGAAACCCGGCGGGCGGGTGGCGATCCTCGATTTCCGCGAAGGGGCGTTCCGCCACTTCACGCGGCGGGCCACGGTGATCGAGGAGTTCGAACTGGCGGGCTACACGCTGGTGGAGGAACTCACCTTCCTGCCGCGGCAGAACTTTCTCATCTTCAAACCGCAATCCCCATAA
- a CDS encoding coiled coil domain-containing protein yields MGKKEEYVNWMHSKLDEISADIDKLKAKADQAEAEAQMKYLDEVEALRKKRADMQAKLKEVRTASEGAWEDLKTGLDKSWNDLKSGIESAWSRFKG; encoded by the coding sequence ATGGGCAAGAAGGAAGAGTACGTGAACTGGATGCACTCCAAACTCGATGAGATCTCCGCGGACATCGACAAGCTGAAGGCGAAGGCCGATCAGGCGGAGGCGGAAGCGCAGATGAAGTATCTCGATGAAGTGGAAGCGTTGCGTAAGAAAAGAGCGGACATGCAGGCGAAGCTCAAGGAAGTGCGGACTGCGAGCGAAGGTGCGTGGGAAGATTTGAAAACCGGGCTCGACAAGTCATGGAACGATTTGAAATCGGGCATCGAGTCGGCGTGGTCGCGCTTCAAAGGGTAA
- a CDS encoding DUF2905 domain-containing protein, with amino-acid sequence MTTQRVLIVLGVALLAVGLLWPWIGKLGLGRLPGDITFRRDNFSFYFPITTCIVLSALATLIFWLFRK; translated from the coding sequence ATGACCACGCAACGGGTGTTGATTGTGCTGGGTGTGGCGTTGCTTGCGGTGGGACTGCTGTGGCCGTGGATCGGCAAGCTCGGCCTCGGCCGCCTGCCCGGCGACATCACTTTCCGCCGCGACAACTTCAGCTTTTATTTTCCCATCACCACCTGCATCGTGTTGAGCGCGCTGGCGACGCTGATCTTCTGGTTGTTCCGCAAATGA
- a CDS encoding STAS/SEC14 domain-containing protein — MIAVEKLGENRVSLTLPEKVEVNDFPSAAPEVDGLIERYGRIRLLLNLASLRRWDGWQAIKEHIAFVRAHHHHIQRIAVVVGPLWQRIAVRVMRVIVYARVHVFETTELEAARAWLQEEG, encoded by the coding sequence ATGATTGCGGTCGAAAAACTGGGCGAGAACCGCGTGTCGCTGACCCTGCCGGAGAAAGTCGAGGTCAATGATTTCCCCAGCGCGGCGCCGGAGGTGGACGGGCTCATCGAGCGTTACGGGCGTATCCGCCTTCTGCTCAACCTGGCATCGCTCCGCCGCTGGGACGGCTGGCAGGCGATCAAGGAACACATCGCATTCGTGCGCGCGCACCATCACCACATACAGCGTATCGCGGTGGTGGTCGGTCCGCTCTGGCAACGGATTGCGGTGCGCGTGATGCGGGTGATCGTGTACGCGCGGGTGCATGTGTTTGAAACGACGGAACTGGAGGCGGCGCGCGCCTGGCTGCAGGAAGAAGGTTGA
- the bamE gene encoding outer membrane protein assembly factor BamE domain-containing protein, producing MTWKRIMATVAVSVLVFSGCASSGGDQVNAKQMTIGTVQSEIKMGMSAAQVAEALGSPNIVTTDEQRREVWIYDKVSSNRVDTSGSAYGTLIILGGSSRSSSSTSTQKTMTIIIKFDENKMVRDFAYNFTQF from the coding sequence ATGACCTGGAAACGCATAATGGCAACGGTGGCGGTGAGTGTTCTGGTTTTCTCCGGCTGTGCGAGCTCCGGGGGGGACCAGGTCAACGCGAAGCAGATGACCATCGGCACCGTGCAGAGCGAAATCAAGATGGGCATGTCGGCGGCGCAGGTGGCGGAAGCTCTGGGCTCGCCCAACATCGTCACCACCGATGAACAGCGGCGCGAGGTGTGGATTTACGACAAGGTGTCTTCCAACCGCGTGGACACCAGTGGCTCGGCGTACGGGACCCTCATCATTCTTGGCGGGAGCTCCCGCTCCTCTTCCAGCACCAGCACGCAAAAGACCATGACCATCATCATCAAGTTCGATGAAAATAAAATGGTACGGGACTTTGCCTACAACTTCACCCAGTTCTGA
- a CDS encoding YchJ family protein: protein MKDCPCGLDSPYTDCCGRLIRGSGYADTAEDLMRARYTAFVMKEWKFLFNTLCAEERAGKKAEDFEENLGLVTWNRLEVHGARRGGQDDDTGTVEFVAHFNDGDVEKSLHETASFFKEKGRWVYSEAKSKSHVHAAGQSCGHEPAEPKKPFVRDQPKVGRNDPCPCGSGKKHKKCCGK from the coding sequence ATGAAAGACTGTCCCTGCGGACTTGACTCCCCGTACACCGATTGCTGTGGCCGCCTGATCCGTGGATCAGGTTATGCGGACACTGCCGAAGACCTGATGCGCGCCCGCTACACCGCGTTTGTCATGAAAGAGTGGAAGTTCCTGTTCAATACGTTGTGCGCCGAAGAACGGGCCGGAAAAAAGGCCGAAGATTTTGAAGAGAACCTGGGTCTCGTGACATGGAACAGGCTGGAAGTGCATGGTGCCCGCCGGGGCGGGCAGGACGACGATACCGGCACCGTCGAGTTCGTCGCGCATTTCAACGATGGGGATGTGGAAAAATCCCTGCACGAAACCGCTTCGTTTTTTAAGGAGAAAGGCCGGTGGGTGTACAGTGAGGCCAAGTCGAAATCGCACGTGCATGCCGCCGGTCAGAGCTGTGGTCACGAACCCGCCGAACCGAAAAAGCCGTTCGTCCGCGACCAGCCGAAAGTGGGGCGGAACGATCCGTGTCCCTGCGGCAGTGGAAAGAAGCACAAGAAGTGTTGCGGCAAGTGA
- a CDS encoding MTAP family purine nucleoside phosphorylase, translating into MTATLAVIGGSGAYHLLTRNRLGEEVDCASRSTPFGESAPLHEFRYGEQSFLFLSRHGETDYSLTAPFVNYRANIYALKDCGIQRIVAWSGPGIINRAFRPGEFVLPHDVIDETKNRESTFFKGRGVGFIRQSDPFCPEVRGALHESMHLSGLPHHEEGVYVCTQGPRLESPAEIRKFRIIGADLVGMTLCPEAFLARELEMCYALVCYLTNYAEGVVERDFKKGELFEGMQSGEEKTQVEAAVQRFPEIIAGAFAQLMNRTPQCNCPHALQRYRDKGMIGGDWREWVGPP; encoded by the coding sequence ATGACAGCAACCCTGGCCGTCATTGGCGGCAGTGGCGCTTATCATCTGTTGACGAGGAACCGGCTGGGAGAGGAAGTCGATTGTGCCTCGCGCAGCACCCCGTTTGGTGAAAGCGCACCCCTGCATGAATTCCGTTACGGCGAACAGTCCTTCCTGTTTCTGTCGCGGCACGGGGAAACCGACTACTCCCTGACCGCTCCCTTCGTCAATTACCGCGCCAATATTTACGCGCTGAAGGATTGCGGCATACAACGCATCGTTGCCTGGAGCGGACCCGGCATCATCAACCGGGCTTTCCGGCCCGGCGAGTTCGTTCTGCCGCACGATGTGATCGACGAAACCAAAAACCGCGAATCGACGTTCTTCAAGGGCCGGGGCGTGGGGTTCATCCGCCAAAGCGATCCCTTCTGCCCGGAAGTGCGTGGCGCCCTGCACGAAAGCATGCACCTCTCCGGCCTGCCGCACCATGAAGAGGGTGTGTACGTGTGCACGCAGGGACCGCGGCTGGAGTCACCCGCCGAAATCAGAAAGTTCCGCATCATCGGCGCAGACCTCGTCGGCATGACACTGTGTCCGGAGGCGTTTCTCGCGCGCGAACTGGAGATGTGTTACGCGCTGGTCTGTTACCTCACCAACTATGCGGAAGGCGTGGTCGAGCGTGATTTCAAAAAGGGCGAGCTGTTCGAAGGCATGCAAAGCGGCGAAGAGAAGACGCAGGTCGAGGCGGCGGTTCAGCGTTTTCCGGAGATCATCGCCGGCGCGTTCGCCCAACTGATGAACCGGACGCCCCAATGCAACTGTCCGCACGCCCTTCAGCGTTACCGCGACAAGGGCATGATCGGCGGCGACTGGCGCGAATGGGTGGGCCCGCCCTGA
- a CDS encoding gamma carbonic anhydrase family protein, whose translation MIQTFIDKTPQVHSSAWVADNARVIGDVVIGESSSVWFNATVRGDINYIRIGKRTNIQDGCVLHVARKTLPLIIGDEVTVGHNAVLHACTIQNQCLIGMSATVMDGAEIGENSIVGAGALVTPGTKVPPRSLVVGSPARVKRELTDEEIRNIRESAAHYVADLEHYFE comes from the coding sequence ATGATCCAAACTTTCATCGACAAAACACCGCAAGTCCATTCCTCCGCGTGGGTCGCGGACAACGCCCGGGTGATCGGCGATGTCGTCATCGGCGAGTCCAGCAGTGTCTGGTTCAACGCCACCGTCCGCGGCGACATCAATTACATCCGTATCGGCAAACGCACCAACATCCAGGACGGATGCGTCCTGCACGTTGCGCGCAAAACCCTGCCGCTCATCATCGGCGACGAAGTGACCGTCGGTCACAATGCGGTCCTGCACGCCTGCACTATCCAGAACCAGTGCCTGATCGGCATGAGCGCCACGGTCATGGACGGTGCGGAGATCGGCGAGAACAGCATCGTCGGTGCGGGAGCGCTGGTGACGCCCGGCACCAAAGTTCCGCCGCGCAGTCTCGTCGTCGGTTCGCCCGCCCGGGTGAAGCGTGAATTGACGGACGAAGAGATCCGCAACATCCGCGAATCCGCCGCGCATTACGTCGCCGACCTCGAACATTATTTCGAGTGA
- a CDS encoding glycosyltransferase family 39 protein, translating into MDPAEQSVSPETLVTRDRFQKVMEWAGPMIVLIGFACMLWLSWQRWADVLIDFGNQLYIPWRISEGEVLYRDLFYVFGVLSPYLHALIFKITGPGALYLSLFNIFLTIALTTLLYRMIRSLCGASTATLGALLFVTVHALGQHRYLANFNFIQPYSYDLTHGILLAFITLAIFLEYIKIPTTRKLIAIGLLSGLTLLTKIEVIFALGLAGAAGLGIAFRFHRMNRRRIMLNLFVLIAAFLVPAALVLLYFSTQMPFPEAVSNILLPIQYSLHPEVKTLPYYKWIKGTDALGENLAYMSLYATVLILITAALAKINQILDHTNKNTWPNALSAGLVIGILLWFFFWDIPWKRFLHPLPFLMIGASLFFVVQVKRHFHAAASFHKNTALLTLTLFSLFLLAKTPFRTGIYHYGFALSFPASLIVLLFITDIIPSQLSKKNRSLLFFQVSTTVLLVSYMVVMVYDSYLYYSKKNFPVGQGVDRFYEYTPNSRILYGRPFMEPMVTQFLLEYIGETMEPDARFSVFPDAVMINYLSRHQDPIGGFLMNPFTWVLVGGDAPIIQNLEANIPDYVILIDRKYTEWQMPHFGQDFGRAIHQWILDRYTLSKQIGAGPFSDSGFGVQIFKRQANHESASKHE; encoded by the coding sequence ATGGATCCAGCTGAACAGAGCGTCTCCCCTGAAACCCTTGTGACCCGGGACCGGTTTCAGAAGGTTATGGAATGGGCAGGCCCGATGATTGTCCTCATCGGCTTTGCATGCATGCTCTGGTTGAGCTGGCAGCGGTGGGCCGACGTGCTGATCGATTTCGGCAACCAGCTTTACATTCCCTGGAGGATCTCGGAAGGAGAAGTATTATACCGCGATCTGTTTTATGTTTTCGGTGTCCTGTCCCCGTATCTGCACGCTCTCATATTTAAAATCACTGGACCGGGAGCCCTGTACCTTTCCCTGTTCAACATTTTCCTCACCATTGCGCTGACCACCCTTCTATACCGGATGATTCGTTCTCTTTGCGGGGCCTCGACGGCCACGCTGGGCGCACTGCTGTTTGTGACGGTGCACGCGCTGGGGCAACACCGTTATCTGGCCAATTTCAATTTCATCCAGCCCTACTCCTACGACCTGACCCATGGCATTCTGCTGGCCTTCATCACGCTGGCGATTTTTCTGGAATACATCAAAATTCCCACCACGCGAAAACTGATTGCGATCGGCCTGCTTTCCGGACTGACCCTGCTTACAAAAATCGAAGTCATCTTTGCGCTGGGCCTGGCGGGAGCGGCGGGGCTGGGCATCGCGTTTCGGTTTCACAGAATGAATCGCCGGCGCATTATGCTGAACCTGTTTGTTTTGATCGCCGCTTTTCTCGTTCCCGCCGCTCTCGTCCTCCTGTATTTCTCAACGCAAATGCCTTTTCCCGAGGCGGTTTCAAATATCCTGCTTCCCATCCAGTATTCCCTGCATCCGGAGGTTAAAACGCTTCCTTATTACAAGTGGATAAAGGGAACTGACGCGCTGGGCGAAAACCTGGCCTACATGTCGCTTTACGCAACAGTCCTTATTTTGATTACCGCGGCTTTGGCAAAGATCAATCAGATCCTGGATCATACCAATAAAAATACTTGGCCGAATGCGCTGAGCGCCGGGTTGGTGATCGGAATTCTCCTTTGGTTTTTTTTCTGGGACATACCCTGGAAACGCTTTTTGCATCCTCTGCCTTTTTTGATGATTGGGGCAAGCCTTTTCTTCGTTGTGCAGGTAAAGCGCCATTTTCATGCCGCCGCATCATTTCACAAAAACACGGCACTGCTGACGCTCACCCTGTTTTCCCTGTTCCTGCTTGCTAAAACCCCTTTCCGTACCGGAATCTATCATTATGGATTTGCGCTTTCGTTTCCGGCAAGCCTGATTGTACTTCTGTTCATAACAGACATTATTCCCTCGCAACTTTCAAAAAAAAATCGCTCGTTACTTTTTTTTCAGGTCTCCACCACAGTACTCCTCGTTTCTTACATGGTGGTGATGGTTTACGATTCCTATTTATATTATTCGAAAAAGAATTTTCCCGTCGGACAAGGGGTGGACCGGTTTTATGAATACACTCCCAACAGTCGCATATTATACGGGAGGCCGTTTATGGAACCGATGGTCACGCAATTTCTTTTGGAATATATTGGCGAGACGATGGAGCCGGATGCGCGCTTTTCCGTATTCCCGGATGCGGTCATGATCAATTACCTCTCGCGCCATCAGGATCCAATTGGAGGGTTTCTGATGAATCCATTCACTTGGGTACTGGTTGGGGGCGATGCGCCCATTATTCAAAATCTGGAAGCCAATATTCCCGATTACGTTATTCTTATCGATCGCAAATACACCGAATGGCAAATGCCGCACTTCGGCCAGGATTTTGGACGAGCCATTCACCAATGGATTCTGGACAGATACACCTTATCCAAACAGATCGGCGCGGGCCCCTTTTCCGACAGCGGCTTTGGCGTGCAGATTTTCAAACGACAAGCCAATCATGAATCCGCCTCCAAACATGAATAG
- a CDS encoding ArnT family glycosyltransferase, whose protein sequence is MNSPLPSQTQATCRQHIVDWIFLSLAMGAFAIISWRKWGDILYDLGHQFYVPWVLSEGALLYDDVSYLYGPLSSYLHAFIFSVFGTGAIHLAIFNLILAWLTGLMLHHWFMHLFSRTVAVISAFTFGTLFVFGHPTHDGNFNFIWPYVYDLPHGVLLSLVALYQLDRFLQDSRIHRIAGIGFLLGCIYLTKTEVFLAAAGSLIPVMVWWLRRQSASRELWIKKIFFFVICACTPPFLFFMFFSFHVPAQKAFYWLIQPWMHMFNGDVRELRYYQYILGTSDFSANLARIASYTLVLVLTLASLFGINHFLNRKGWNTSFGAGLLILAISGGLWVFSYRIPWLNLIPPLPLLLLLVILYQLKELAKPGLTKQPQARRQSITILVFAVFSFLLVLKVLFRVRVYHYGFALALPGTLLMIGILLHALPEHLKSHWGPMKAFRSGVATGVVAFVLVVNMLSIMNYERKQFPIGQGVDRIIDFSPQMLIVGDQPRMEGMMTEFAIEYINANFPTSAEFVAFPEFDILNYLTRRKSPVPDTKFNPGVALVLGEAPVLARLKANVPTHVVLVGKEFNEFGQPYFGRDFGADIYAWIRGNYRVVKQIGPAPFEGQGFGIQFLTLKSTSLNE, encoded by the coding sequence ATGAATAGCCCATTGCCTAGCCAGACACAAGCCACCTGCCGCCAGCACATAGTCGACTGGATTTTTCTTTCCTTGGCGATGGGTGCTTTTGCCATTATCAGTTGGCGGAAGTGGGGGGACATTCTTTACGATCTGGGACATCAATTTTACGTTCCGTGGGTGCTGTCCGAAGGCGCTCTTTTGTATGACGACGTCAGTTACCTATACGGTCCCCTCTCTTCTTATTTGCATGCTTTTATTTTTTCCGTTTTTGGAACGGGAGCGATTCACCTTGCCATATTCAATTTGATCCTGGCATGGTTAACGGGGTTGATGCTCCATCATTGGTTCATGCACCTATTCAGTCGGACTGTCGCCGTTATTTCGGCTTTCACGTTCGGCACCTTGTTTGTTTTTGGGCATCCCACCCACGATGGCAACTTCAATTTTATTTGGCCTTATGTGTATGACCTCCCACATGGAGTTCTACTGTCTCTGGTTGCATTGTACCAACTGGACCGCTTTCTTCAGGATTCGCGAATCCATCGCATTGCCGGGATTGGATTTTTACTTGGCTGTATCTACCTGACCAAAACGGAAGTTTTCCTTGCCGCCGCCGGCTCTCTGATTCCTGTCATGGTGTGGTGGCTGCGAAGGCAATCCGCCTCACGTGAATTATGGATTAAGAAAATTTTTTTCTTTGTGATTTGCGCCTGCACCCCTCCTTTCCTGTTCTTCATGTTTTTCTCCTTTCATGTCCCAGCGCAGAAAGCTTTCTATTGGTTGATCCAGCCCTGGATGCACATGTTCAACGGTGACGTGCGCGAATTGCGGTACTATCAATACATTTTGGGCACCAGCGATTTTTCCGCAAATCTGGCGCGCATTGCTTCTTACACGCTGGTTTTGGTACTGACTTTAGCCAGCCTGTTCGGCATCAATCACTTCCTCAATCGCAAAGGCTGGAACACCTCTTTCGGTGCCGGGCTGCTGATCTTGGCGATATCCGGAGGGCTTTGGGTTTTTTCGTACCGGATTCCCTGGCTGAACCTGATCCCGCCACTTCCCCTGCTCCTCTTGTTGGTTATCCTTTATCAACTCAAGGAGCTGGCAAAGCCCGGTCTCACAAAACAACCGCAGGCACGTAGGCAGAGCATCACCATCCTGGTTTTCGCCGTGTTCTCGTTTCTACTGGTGCTCAAAGTTCTGTTTCGTGTGAGAGTCTATCATTATGGTTTCGCGCTGGCCCTGCCAGGAACTCTACTCATGATTGGCATCCTGCTACATGCTTTGCCGGAGCATCTAAAATCCCACTGGGGCCCCATGAAGGCCTTCCGATCCGGTGTAGCCACTGGTGTCGTCGCATTCGTGCTAGTGGTGAATATGCTTTCCATTATGAATTATGAACGCAAACAATTTCCGATTGGGCAGGGCGTGGATCGGATCATCGACTTCTCTCCCCAAATGTTGATTGTCGGTGACCAGCCACGGATGGAAGGCATGATGACGGAATTTGCCATTGAATACATCAATGCCAATTTCCCCACTTCCGCCGAATTTGTTGCATTCCCGGAATTCGATATCCTGAATTACCTGACGCGCCGAAAAAGCCCGGTACCTGATACGAAGTTCAACCCCGGTGTGGCGCTGGTGCTGGGTGAAGCCCCGGTGCTTGCACGCCTCAAGGCCAACGTTCCCACTCATGTCGTCCTCGTCGGCAAGGAGTTTAACGAATTCGGCCAGCCCTATTTCGGTCGGGATTTCGGAGCTGATATTTATGCATGGATACGCGGCAACTACCGTGTGGTCAAACAGATTGGGCCCGCACCTTTTGAAGGCCAGGGGTTCGGCATCCAGTTTTTAACCCTCAAGTCCACCTCCTTAAATGAATAG